One region of Miscanthus floridulus cultivar M001 chromosome 19, ASM1932011v1, whole genome shotgun sequence genomic DNA includes:
- the LOC136527511 gene encoding BTB/POZ domain-containing protein POB1-like, with product MDPDFSRASGGPSFEFAFNSVNFSDRVLRIEIVAGDDALGAKGAAGEGCSSLADWARHRKRRREELRRGKESGKYMPDPGICKVEAEECDAYEEGNEPVAMIEETPPDIEPDGEDEESSDSSWSMECTQVLRVKSIYISSAILAAKSPFFYKLFSNGMKESDQRHATLRVTASEENALMELLSFMYSGKLTTNQPTALLDILMVADKFEVVSCMRHCSQLLRSLPMTTESALLYLDLPSSISMAAAVQPLTDTAKEFLANKYKDLTKFQDEAMNIPLAGIEAILWSNDLQVASEDAIYDFVIKWARAQYPKLEERREILGTRLLPLVRFCHMTCRKLRKVLACSDLDHEQATKCVTEALLYKADAPHRQRALAADVMTCRKYAERAYKYRPLKVVEFDRPYPQCIAYLDLKREECSRLFPSGRIYSQAFHLAGQGFFLSAHCNMDQQSAFYCFGLFLGMQEKGSTSVTVDYEFAARTRPSGEFVSKYKGYYTFTGGKAVGYRNLFAIPWPSFMADDSLFFIGGVLHLRAELTIKQP from the exons ATGGACCCGGACTTCTCGCGGGCAAGTGGGGGGCCAAGCTTTGAGTTCGCCTTCAACTCGGTCAACTTCTCCGACCGGGTGTTGCGGATCGAGATCGTCGCTGGGGATGACGCCCTAGGGGCCAAGGGCGCCGCCGGCGAGGGGTGCTCGTCGCTTGCCGACTGGGCGCGCCACCGCAAGCGGCGACGGGAGGAGCTCCGACGCGGCAAAG AATCTGGAAAATACATGCCAGATCCAGGAATTTGCAAAGTTGAAGCTGAAGAATGTGATGCCTACGAGGAAGGCAACGAGCCTGTAGCTATGATAGAAGAAACTCCACCTGATATTGAGCCAGATG GAGAGGATGAAGAAAGCAGCGACTCATCCTGGAGTATGGAGTGTACTCAGGTTTTGAGAGTAAAGTCTATCTACATCAGCTCTGCAATTCTAGCTGCAAAGAGCCCTTTCTTTTACAAG cttttttcaaATGGAATGAAAGAATCCGATCAGAGGCATGCAACTCTTAGAGTAACTGCTTCAG AGGAAAATGCGCTTATGGAGCTTCTAAGCTTTATGTATAGTGGCAAGTTGACGACAAACCAGCCAACTGCCCTGCTGGATATATTGATGGTCGCTGACAAATTTGAGGTCGTTTCCTGTATGCGGCACTGCAGTCAATTGCTTAGAAGTTTGCCTATGACCACAGAGTCTGCACTGCTCTATCTGGATCTACCCTCAAGCATTTCAATGGCTGCTGCAGTTCAGCCACTGACAGACACTGCCAAGGAATTCCTTGCCAATAAATACAAGGATTTGACCAA GTTCCAAGATGAAGCAATGAACATTCCTCTTGCTGGAATTGAAGCCATCCTATGGAGTAATGACCTTCAGGTCGCATCAGAGGATGCTATCTACGACTTTGTGATAAAGTGGGCACGTGCTCAATACCCAAAATTGGAGGAAAGACGTGAGATCTTGGGCACACGCTTGCTGCCCCTTGTTCGGTTCTGCCATATGACCTGCAGGAAGTTGCGGAAGGTTCTTGCTTGCAGTGATCTGGATCATGAGCAGGCGACTAAATGTGTCACAGAGGCACTTCTTTACAAAGCTGATGCACCACATAGGCAGCGTGCCCTTGCAGCAGATGTGATGACATGTAGGAAATATGCTGAGCGAGCTTACAAATATCGTCCGCTTAAGGTTGTAGAGTTTGATAGACCATATCCGCAGTGCATAGCATACTTGGACCTGAAGCGTGAGGAGTGCAGCCGACTTTTTCCATCCGGACGGATATACTCACAAGCTTTCCATCTAGCTGGACAGGGCTTCTTCCTCTCAGCACACTGCAACATGGACCAGCAAAGTGCATTCTATTGTTTTGGTCTCTTCCTAGGGATGCAAGAGAAAGGGTCGACAAGTGTTACCGTGGATTATGAGTTTGCTGCAAGGACAAGGCCGTCAGGTGAGTTTGTCAGCAAATATAAGGGCTACTATACCTTCACTGGCGGCAAGGCGGTTGGGTACCGGAATCTCTTTGCGATCCCGTGGCCATCATTCATGGCTGATGACAGTCTCTTCTTCATTGGCGGGGTATTGCATCTAAGAGCTGAGCTGACCATAAAACAACCCTAG